The Nitrospira sp. sequence GTCAGATCCGGTCGCTCGCGCCGAAGCATATCGAGTCCGGCCTTCCCATCGCCGGCTTCAATCACCCGATAGCCGAGCCGTTTGAGCCGAGCCGCCAATGCGACGCGCGCAATAGGCTCGTCGTCCACAAGCAGAACGGTTTGCCCTCTCCCACCTTCCGAATGACGGTGCATGGGTACGGGTAATGGAGTCGGCATTGGGTGACACTCTAATGAGAGAGACGTTGCGCGTCAGGATGGACGGCTAAGCGCGCCGCCCGACGATTCCACGAGCGATCTAGGCTGCGCGTTGGTGTCCCGCCAATGCGTCTTGCTCGTTATCGTAGACAGGAATCAACTTCTGAATGTTCGCCAGGCTCATGATTTCCCGCACATAGCTCTGCGGCTTCAACATACTCACTTTCGCTTGACTCAGCTTGAAGTTCTGCGAGACGAGAGCCAATAACCCGAGGCCGGAGCTGTCCACGAATCGGACCTCGGCCATGTTCAAGATCAAATGCCGACAGCCTTTTTGCCGGATGGTTTCCACGGCCGTCTTGAATTGTTCGCGATTGGCATAGGTGAGATCGCCCGTCATCTCGAGAATGACACCGTTCGGCACGGGACGTTCTTTCGTCTGCATCGACATGGGATCCTCCTTCATTCGGAAAAGTCCGGACCGGGTTGCTTCTGGCAATCAAGCGGCGCGAGCATCAACCGCAGACTGCTCGCTGGGAAATACCGCGATCATCCGGTCGATATTCGCCATCTCCAAAATCTGCTTCACCGTGC is a genomic window containing:
- a CDS encoding STAS domain-containing protein; protein product: MSMQTKERPVPNGVILEMTGDLTYANREQFKTAVETIRQKGCRHLILNMAEVRFVDSSGLGLLALVSQNFKLSQAKVSMLKPQSYVREIMSLANIQKLIPVYDNEQDALAGHQRAA